One stretch of Eggerthella lenta DSM 2243 DNA includes these proteins:
- the aspS gene encoding aspartate--tRNA ligase has product MTDFMNEYCMHTATCGELRKGDVGREVVLCGWAWHNRDHGGLIFVDLRDRAGYTQVVVDPDCVSADDFAKAEHLGREYVLKIAGTVRERGAEAVNPNMATGEIEVLAKSVEVLNTSVTPPFSIEDGIETDETTRMKWRYLDIRRPEMYQALHLRHKVAQAMRGALNERGFLEVETPILANSTPEGARDYIVPSRPNPGRFYALPQSPQQFKQMLMVGGIERYYQIARCFRDEDLRADRQPEFTQVDIEMGFVQGEDVMNLMEDVMAETLAAVGVEHAFPLQRMQYRESMDRFGNDRPDTRFGMELVDITDIVKNTGFKVFSSVAQSGGVVKAINAKGAGDWSRGDVEKLADIAAENGAKGMAWIAFTTDGKEKSPIIKFFSDEEFAALKEAMDVEPGDLLLFAADTYEVASAVLSALRLHMADALNVPREGHQLLWVVNFPMFKYDEDEKKYAAEHHPFTHVLDEDVDKIESDPLACGSYSYDLVMDGFEVGGGTIRIHNADEQRAVLRTCGLTDEEIEEKFGHLIHALELGAPPHGGIALGLDRLVMLLGGKASIRDVIAFPKTSSASDPMTGAPSAVTGRQLKEVNLRTL; this is encoded by the coding sequence ATGACGGACTTCATGAACGAATACTGCATGCACACCGCCACGTGCGGCGAGCTGCGCAAAGGCGACGTCGGCCGCGAGGTCGTGCTGTGCGGCTGGGCGTGGCACAACCGCGACCACGGCGGGCTCATCTTCGTCGACCTGCGCGACCGCGCGGGCTACACGCAGGTGGTCGTCGATCCCGACTGCGTGAGCGCCGACGACTTCGCGAAGGCCGAGCACCTGGGCCGCGAGTACGTGCTGAAGATCGCCGGCACCGTGCGCGAGCGCGGGGCGGAGGCCGTGAACCCCAACATGGCCACGGGCGAGATCGAAGTGCTGGCGAAGTCCGTCGAGGTCCTGAACACGAGCGTGACGCCGCCGTTCTCCATCGAGGACGGCATCGAGACGGACGAGACCACGCGCATGAAGTGGCGCTACCTGGACATCCGCCGTCCCGAGATGTATCAGGCCCTGCACTTGCGCCACAAGGTGGCCCAGGCCATGCGCGGCGCGCTGAACGAGCGCGGCTTCCTGGAGGTGGAGACGCCCATCCTGGCGAACTCCACGCCCGAGGGCGCACGCGACTACATCGTGCCGAGCCGCCCGAACCCGGGCCGTTTCTACGCGCTGCCTCAGAGCCCCCAGCAGTTCAAGCAGATGCTGATGGTGGGCGGCATCGAGCGCTATTACCAGATCGCCCGCTGCTTCCGCGACGAGGACCTGCGCGCCGACCGTCAGCCCGAGTTCACGCAGGTGGACATCGAGATGGGCTTCGTGCAGGGCGAGGACGTGATGAACCTCATGGAGGACGTCATGGCCGAGACGTTGGCGGCCGTGGGCGTGGAGCACGCCTTCCCGCTTCAGCGCATGCAATACCGCGAGTCCATGGACCGCTTCGGCAACGACCGCCCCGACACGCGCTTCGGCATGGAGCTGGTGGACATCACCGACATCGTGAAGAACACGGGCTTCAAGGTGTTCTCGAGCGTGGCGCAGTCCGGCGGCGTGGTGAAGGCCATCAACGCGAAGGGCGCGGGCGACTGGAGCCGCGGCGACGTGGAGAAGCTGGCCGACATCGCAGCCGAGAACGGCGCGAAGGGCATGGCCTGGATCGCGTTCACGACCGACGGCAAGGAGAAGAGCCCCATCATCAAGTTCTTCAGCGACGAGGAGTTCGCCGCGCTGAAGGAGGCCATGGACGTGGAGCCGGGCGACCTTCTGCTGTTCGCCGCCGACACCTACGAGGTGGCGAGCGCCGTGCTGAGCGCTCTGCGCCTGCACATGGCCGATGCGCTGAACGTGCCGCGCGAGGGCCATCAGCTGCTGTGGGTGGTGAACTTCCCCATGTTCAAGTACGACGAGGACGAGAAGAAGTACGCCGCCGAGCATCATCCGTTCACCCACGTGCTGGACGAGGACGTGGACAAGATCGAGAGCGACCCGCTGGCATGCGGCAGCTACAGCTACGACCTGGTCATGGACGGCTTCGAGGTGGGCGGCGGCACCATCCGTATCCACAACGCCGACGAGCAGCGCGCCGTGCTGCGCACGTGCGGCTTGACGGACGAGGAGATCGAGGAGAAGTTCGGCCACCTCATCCACGCGCTTGAGCTGGGCGCCCCGCCGCATGGCGGCATCGCGCTGGGCCTCGACCGTCTGGTCATGCTGCTGGGCGGCAAGGCGTCCATCCGCGACGTCATCGCCTTCCCGAAGACGAGCTCCGCGAGCGATCCGATGACCGGCGCCCCGAGCGCCGTGACGGGCCGCCAGCTCAAGGAAGTCAATCTGCGCACGCTGTAG
- a CDS encoding radical SAM protein: protein MKATDQIKHAAFEKTLDYLLEDPERNATKIMDMLDKVAPADLFPSQRTAFRNAIDQQSNWYQLITRLLELNPVMRNDFIKTFLVDGNLMAWPKQETMREKHRCNVPWAILMDPTSACNLHCTGCWAAEYGHQENLSYDELDSIIRQGTELGTYVYIYTGGEPLVRKRDLIALCEAHSDCSFLSFTNATLIDEEFCQDLLRVKNFIPAISVEGFEEATDGRRGEGTYQKVVRAMRLLKQHGLPFGVSCCYTSANADSIASEEFFDWMIGQGVLFAWIFTYMPVGVDAPVELMVQADQRERLYRFVREMRSKKPLFTLDFQNDGEFVGGCIAGGRRYLHINAAGDVEPCVFAHYANANIRETTLLDALKSPIFMQYYERQPFNDNLLRPCPILENRDVLADMVETAGAHSTDLQAKESARDLCAKCTRSIEEWEPVAERIWTDPADPLFDKRHDPGQGMAETDKNKFDRLNRQRKPLEDKAQTGEPAA, encoded by the coding sequence ATGAAGGCAACCGATCAGATCAAGCACGCGGCCTTCGAGAAGACGCTCGATTATCTCTTGGAAGACCCCGAGCGCAACGCCACCAAGATCATGGATATGCTGGACAAGGTAGCACCTGCCGACTTGTTCCCCAGTCAGAGGACCGCCTTCCGCAACGCTATCGACCAGCAGAGCAATTGGTACCAGCTCATCACGCGCTTGCTCGAGCTGAATCCCGTGATGCGCAACGACTTCATCAAGACGTTCCTCGTTGACGGCAACCTCATGGCATGGCCAAAGCAGGAGACCATGCGCGAGAAGCACCGCTGCAACGTGCCCTGGGCCATCCTCATGGATCCTACGAGCGCCTGCAACTTGCACTGCACCGGTTGTTGGGCCGCCGAGTACGGTCACCAGGAAAACCTCTCCTACGACGAACTGGACTCCATTATCCGCCAAGGCACCGAGCTCGGCACCTACGTGTACATCTACACCGGCGGCGAGCCGCTCGTGCGCAAGCGGGATCTCATCGCGCTCTGCGAAGCGCATTCCGACTGCTCGTTCCTCTCGTTCACCAACGCGACGCTCATAGACGAAGAGTTTTGCCAAGATTTGCTGCGCGTGAAGAACTTCATCCCCGCCATCAGCGTGGAAGGCTTCGAGGAAGCAACCGATGGACGCCGCGGCGAGGGCACGTACCAAAAGGTCGTCCGGGCAATGCGCCTGCTCAAACAGCACGGGCTCCCCTTCGGCGTCTCGTGCTGCTACACGTCAGCCAACGCCGATTCCATCGCCTCCGAGGAGTTCTTCGACTGGATGATCGGCCAGGGCGTCCTATTCGCCTGGATATTCACCTACATGCCCGTAGGCGTGGACGCGCCCGTCGAACTCATGGTGCAAGCCGACCAGCGCGAACGCCTCTACCGCTTCGTCCGCGAGATGCGCAGCAAGAAACCGCTGTTCACCCTCGACTTCCAAAACGATGGCGAGTTCGTGGGCGGATGCATCGCCGGCGGACGACGCTATCTGCATATCAACGCCGCCGGCGACGTGGAGCCGTGCGTGTTCGCGCACTACGCCAACGCGAACATACGCGAGACGACGTTGCTCGATGCCCTGAAATCTCCGATCTTCATGCAGTACTACGAGCGGCAGCCGTTCAACGACAACTTGCTGCGTCCCTGCCCCATCTTGGAGAACCGGGACGTGCTGGCGGACATGGTGGAAACCGCCGGCGCCCACTCCACCGACCTGCAGGCGAAGGAAAGCGCGCGCGACCTGTGCGCCAAGTGCACGCGTTCCATCGAGGAATGGGAACCTGTGGCCGAGCGCATCTGGACCGACCCCGCCGATCCGCTGTTCGATAAACGTCACGATCCCGGCCAAGGCATGGCCGAAACCGATAAGAACAAGTTCGATCGCCTGAACCGGCAGCGCAAGCCTTTGGAAGACAAGGCCCAGACCGGCGAACCAGCGGCGTAG
- a CDS encoding VTT domain-containing protein, with protein MDIINFFVNLLSDPRGAIAGWIIALGPLWVYSPLFLIVFVETGLVFFPFLPGDSLLFAAGVFSADGGGLNVWATLIVFYVAAILGNTSNYWIARFFGARIIDSGKVKALTPERMSKLDHFFAKYGGLTIVITRFMPFFRTFAPFIAGTGHMNFGKFTLFNCIGGIAWVSLFVLVGYFFGGIPLVQDHFEVIVLGIVAVSVAPAIIGAVKAAMSSRKKKTADGRTQAQAGIDAELVEELELRGAHAAVEEGLSGKHAAPVAKAVQEMPHGAHAKAESETE; from the coding sequence ATGGACATCATCAATTTCTTCGTCAACCTGCTCTCGGATCCGCGGGGGGCTATCGCGGGCTGGATCATCGCGCTGGGGCCGCTGTGGGTGTACTCGCCGCTGTTTCTCATCGTGTTCGTGGAGACGGGTCTTGTGTTCTTCCCGTTTTTGCCGGGCGATTCGCTGTTGTTCGCGGCGGGCGTGTTCTCTGCCGACGGTGGAGGGTTGAACGTCTGGGCTACGCTCATCGTGTTCTACGTTGCCGCTATCTTGGGCAACACGTCGAATTACTGGATCGCGCGGTTCTTCGGCGCGCGCATCATCGATTCCGGCAAAGTGAAAGCGCTCACGCCTGAACGCATGAGCAAGCTCGACCATTTCTTTGCCAAATACGGCGGGCTCACCATCGTCATCACGCGCTTCATGCCGTTCTTCCGCACGTTCGCCCCGTTCATTGCGGGTACCGGCCATATGAACTTCGGCAAGTTCACGCTGTTCAACTGCATCGGCGGCATAGCCTGGGTCAGCCTGTTCGTTTTGGTGGGATACTTCTTCGGCGGTATTCCGCTCGTGCAGGATCACTTCGAGGTCATCGTGCTGGGCATTGTCGCCGTGTCGGTGGCTCCGGCTATCATCGGCGCCGTCAAGGCCGCTATGAGCTCGCGCAAGAAGAAGACGGCTGACGGACGCACGCAGGCCCAAGCCGGGATCGATGCCGAATTGGTCGAGGAGCTCGAGCTGCGCGGCGCTCATGCGGCAGTCGAAGAAGGGCTCTCCGGCAAGCATGCGGCCCCTGTCGCGAAGGCGGTTCAGGAGATGCCGCACGGCGCTCATGCGAAGGCGGAGTCCGAAACGGAGTAG
- the dnaX gene encoding DNA polymerase III subunit gamma/tau: MAEALYRKYRPQIFEDVVGQEHIERTIKNAIEQDKVSHAYLFTGPRGTGKTTTARLLAKALLCECGPTPEPDGTCDDCVMIANGEHPDVYELDAASRTGVENVREEIIGRVQFAPTRGRYKIYIIDEVHMLSTAAFNALLKTLEEPPSHVVFILATTDPQKVPETIHSRCQRFDFRRISAESIVSRLGAICVSEDVEFEGEALDLIAHRAEGGMRNALTSLEQLIAFGEGKVTMEVAERLLGSIDTNDLAEIVRAIGTRDVASCFRWTAEYVETGADLAQFVRDLAEHMRNMYVLSLAGADVALEVSETVRRELASELPLFGPDRLARLLGVLGDLSAELKTSTNPRLSFEIALTRMVRPDSDLTLEALAERIEALESGHSAVAHVIGGGAAAVAAPQVAAASAPQVSVAPAPASPPASPATQGAPMPASQPSAAPASAPGPDRASSAERAGAVPAAPVQPVAAPQVAAPSREAGGVPPQGAEGVSAPRPASPVTQSQAPSAAAPSDQLKASLQNPAALQRVWQAVLATLKKNKAAYGVLFLNTKAVYDAGKDTLIIEFPAENSFAFKAVQKPDVQEAVSVALNQACGESLHFAYAQGGAVATAAAPAARPAPSPTPRPTPAPAQRPQQPQQTAPAVSAPAPRPKPVPDYDIPPYEDEVVPYDDGYVSSAPTPAPAPDPASAPTPAAVPAPAAPAPVDARTSATPEPAVQQSPEELQAILAAGFGDGVRVEEVRE, encoded by the coding sequence ATGGCAGAGGCACTTTACCGTAAATACCGGCCGCAGATCTTCGAAGACGTCGTCGGTCAGGAGCATATAGAGCGCACGATCAAAAACGCGATCGAACAGGACAAGGTGAGCCACGCCTACCTGTTCACGGGTCCGCGCGGCACCGGCAAGACCACCACGGCTCGTCTGCTGGCGAAAGCCTTGCTGTGCGAATGCGGCCCTACCCCCGAGCCTGACGGCACGTGCGATGACTGCGTGATGATTGCGAACGGCGAACATCCGGACGTCTACGAGCTGGACGCCGCGTCGCGTACGGGCGTGGAGAACGTGCGTGAGGAGATCATCGGTCGCGTCCAGTTCGCTCCTACGCGCGGGCGCTATAAGATCTATATCATCGACGAGGTTCACATGCTTTCGACGGCGGCGTTCAACGCGCTGTTGAAGACGCTCGAGGAGCCGCCGAGCCACGTGGTGTTCATCCTGGCCACCACCGATCCGCAGAAGGTGCCCGAGACCATCCATTCGCGTTGCCAGCGGTTCGACTTCCGCCGCATCTCGGCCGAGTCCATCGTGTCGCGCCTGGGTGCCATTTGCGTGTCCGAGGACGTGGAGTTCGAGGGCGAGGCGCTCGATCTGATCGCCCATCGCGCCGAAGGCGGCATGCGCAACGCGCTGACGTCGCTCGAGCAGCTGATCGCGTTCGGCGAGGGCAAGGTGACGATGGAGGTGGCCGAGAGGCTATTGGGCTCCATCGACACGAACGACCTGGCCGAGATCGTGCGCGCAATCGGTACGCGCGACGTGGCCTCGTGCTTCCGCTGGACGGCGGAGTACGTGGAAACGGGTGCGGATCTGGCGCAGTTCGTGCGCGATTTGGCCGAGCATATGCGCAACATGTACGTGCTGTCGCTGGCGGGCGCCGACGTGGCGCTTGAGGTGAGCGAAACCGTGCGGCGCGAGCTTGCGAGCGAGCTGCCGCTGTTCGGCCCTGACCGCCTGGCGCGCCTGCTGGGCGTGCTGGGCGACCTGTCGGCCGAGTTGAAGACGTCGACGAACCCGCGTCTGTCGTTCGAGATCGCGCTCACGCGCATGGTGCGGCCCGATTCCGACTTGACGCTGGAGGCTCTTGCCGAGCGCATCGAGGCGCTGGAGAGCGGGCACTCCGCGGTTGCGCACGTGATCGGGGGAGGGGCTGCTGCGGTTGCCGCCCCTCAGGTTGCGGCGGCTTCGGCTCCCCAGGTTTCGGTTGCGCCCGCGCCGGCTTCTCCGCCTGCATCCCCTGCGACCCAGGGGGCGCCGATGCCCGCCTCCCAGCCTTCCGCGGCTCCCGCTTCCGCTCCTGGTCCCGATCGCGCATCGTCGGCCGAACGCGCTGGGGCGGTGCCTGCCGCGCCGGTGCAACCCGTCGCTGCTCCGCAGGTTGCGGCGCCGTCGCGCGAGGCGGGCGGCGTCCCGCCGCAAGGGGCGGAGGGCGTTTCGGCTCCTCGACCCGCATCGCCCGTGACGCAATCTCAGGCTCCGTCCGCCGCGGCCCCCTCCGACCAGCTCAAGGCCAGCCTGCAGAATCCGGCCGCCTTGCAGCGCGTGTGGCAGGCGGTGCTGGCGACGCTCAAGAAGAACAAGGCTGCTTACGGCGTGCTGTTCCTCAACACGAAAGCGGTGTACGACGCGGGCAAGGACACGTTGATCATCGAGTTCCCGGCCGAGAACTCGTTCGCCTTCAAGGCGGTGCAGAAGCCCGACGTGCAGGAAGCGGTGTCGGTCGCGCTCAACCAGGCGTGCGGCGAGTCGTTGCACTTCGCGTACGCGCAGGGCGGCGCGGTTGCCACGGCGGCGGCTCCGGCCGCGCGTCCTGCCCCGTCGCCGACGCCGCGTCCGACGCCTGCTCCGGCCCAGCGCCCGCAGCAGCCTCAGCAGACGGCTCCGGCGGTTTCTGCTCCCGCGCCGCGCCCGAAGCCCGTGCCGGACTACGACATACCTCCGTACGAGGACGAGGTGGTTCCGTACGACGACGGTTACGTCTCGTCCGCGCCGACGCCCGCGCCTGCTCCGGATCCAGCTTCGGCGCCGACGCCTGCTGCCGTCCCGGCTCCCGCGGCTCCGGCTCCGGTGGATGCTCGCACGTCGGCGACGCCCGAGCCTGCGGTGCAGCAATCGCCCGAAGAGCTGCAGGCCATTCTGGCCGCCGGTTTCGGCGATGGCGTGCGCGTCGAAGAAGTGAGAGAATAG
- a CDS encoding YbaB/EbfC family nucleoid-associated protein encodes MSKRGGFPGGGGNMGAMMKQAQKMQAELARAQEEIKDMTFEATAGGGMVKVVANGDMTVDSIVIDPEAVDPEDVEMLQDMVAAAVNEALRGVSEISSQRLNAATGGLNIPGLM; translated from the coding sequence ATGTCGAAACGAGGCGGTTTTCCCGGCGGCGGCGGTAACATGGGCGCCATGATGAAGCAGGCGCAGAAGATGCAGGCCGAGCTTGCGCGCGCCCAAGAGGAGATCAAGGACATGACGTTCGAGGCCACCGCCGGCGGCGGCATGGTGAAGGTGGTTGCGAACGGCGACATGACCGTGGACAGCATCGTCATCGACCCCGAGGCCGTGGATCCCGAGGATGTCGAGATGCTGCAGGACATGGTGGCCGCCGCGGTGAACGAGGCGCTGCGCGGCGTGTCCGAAATCAGCTCCCAGCGGTTGAACGCCGCGACCGGCGGCTTGAACATTCCGGGCCTTATGTAA
- the recR gene encoding recombination mediator RecR, whose protein sequence is MYAAPSIQKLLDELERLPGVGPKSAQRIAYWILNADKATALRLSEAIAEVKETVRFCSRCFNYAEDDLCEICQSSKRDAGIICVVSEPRDIPPIERTAVYNGVYHVLGGALSPMEGIGPDELRIAQLMKRLASDEVREVVLATNPNVEGETTATYLARLIKPLGIAVTRPASGLPVGGDLEFADEVTLGRAIEARRPL, encoded by the coding sequence ATGTACGCTGCGCCGTCCATTCAGAAACTGCTCGACGAGCTTGAGCGCTTGCCGGGCGTGGGGCCGAAGTCGGCGCAGCGTATCGCGTACTGGATCCTCAACGCCGACAAGGCGACGGCGCTGCGCCTGTCGGAGGCCATCGCCGAGGTGAAGGAAACGGTGCGCTTCTGCTCGCGCTGCTTCAACTACGCCGAGGACGACCTGTGCGAGATCTGCCAGTCGTCCAAGCGCGACGCGGGCATCATCTGCGTGGTCAGCGAGCCGCGCGACATCCCGCCCATCGAGCGCACCGCGGTGTACAACGGCGTGTACCACGTGCTGGGCGGCGCCCTTTCCCCGATGGAGGGCATCGGCCCCGACGAGCTGCGCATCGCCCAGCTTATGAAGCGCCTCGCATCCGACGAGGTGCGCGAAGTGGTGCTGGCCACGAACCCCAACGTTGAGGGGGAGACCACGGCGACCTACCTCGCCCGACTCATCAAGCCGCTCGGCATCGCCGTCACCCGTCCCGCCAGCGGCCTGCCCGTCGGCGGCGACCTCGAGTTCGCCGATGAGGTTACCCTCGGCCGCGCTATCGAAGCCAGACGGCCGCTGTAG
- a CDS encoding response regulator transcription factor, producing MRAWPAAKYLTYCFWRSWILVVYTAPIWSYVANGTGSASCSFSMYAWSTVAFALVAALLALFHEKASLVLARKGVMCLAGVISSVGMLMEYAGAFLFFDGANLLFVSGALLTGVGTAFIAVRAGQIYAATRPVVAVTNTALSELASGLVFFFVVGTVPQIALLVAALLPLAAALMTLFESDADATRGLVRRRAADIDAATRRASVFAFARFLVVVFLLTFMANLSKGAFALQDAEASLASGTIGVSLVILVSFVLVLVSSLLKSFDFGVAYYPLVLMLVLAVVVVFSSDAGNMAAAAVIVLVYCLFSLFMWCLLTYLARSDYWSSIQVFGYGRSVFALGSLAGLVVGQGYPLAEMDGSESFIVGLVLAFLLVAASMLIFRESDVRKITSAGWLAVEAVAPKSSVSDGLDVVRDAVVADDSRDMFSEEVIAEMGSGVDADGFAADHNLTAREREVFELMLRGRDAKSIGEALVISDNTAKAHIRSIYAKTGVHTRQEFIDATEHVMR from the coding sequence ATGAGGGCTTGGCCGGCGGCGAAATACCTGACGTACTGTTTCTGGCGTTCGTGGATCCTCGTGGTGTATACGGCGCCGATCTGGAGCTACGTAGCGAACGGGACAGGGTCCGCATCGTGCTCGTTCTCCATGTATGCTTGGTCGACCGTTGCATTCGCGCTGGTCGCGGCTCTGTTGGCGTTGTTCCATGAAAAGGCTTCTCTCGTTTTGGCGCGCAAGGGCGTTATGTGCCTTGCGGGCGTAATCTCGTCGGTCGGCATGTTGATGGAATATGCGGGCGCGTTTCTGTTCTTTGACGGAGCCAACCTGCTGTTCGTGTCGGGAGCGCTCCTAACGGGCGTCGGCACCGCGTTCATTGCCGTACGCGCCGGTCAGATCTACGCGGCGACGCGTCCGGTGGTGGCCGTGACGAACACGGCGCTGTCCGAGTTGGCCTCCGGGCTCGTCTTCTTCTTCGTGGTGGGCACTGTGCCGCAGATCGCGCTGTTGGTGGCGGCGCTATTGCCGTTGGCCGCCGCGTTGATGACGCTGTTCGAGTCCGACGCGGACGCGACGCGCGGACTTGTGCGTCGCCGCGCGGCCGACATCGATGCGGCCACGCGTCGTGCAAGCGTCTTCGCGTTCGCGCGCTTCCTCGTAGTGGTGTTCCTGCTCACGTTCATGGCGAACCTGTCGAAGGGCGCTTTCGCCCTGCAAGATGCCGAGGCGTCGTTAGCGAGCGGCACGATAGGCGTGTCGCTGGTCATTTTGGTCAGCTTCGTGTTGGTGCTGGTGAGCAGCTTGCTCAAATCGTTCGATTTCGGCGTGGCGTATTACCCGCTCGTGCTCATGCTCGTGCTGGCCGTGGTGGTGGTGTTCTCGTCGGATGCGGGCAATATGGCCGCTGCGGCGGTGATCGTGCTGGTGTACTGCTTGTTCTCTCTGTTCATGTGGTGCTTGCTGACGTATTTGGCTCGCAGCGATTATTGGAGTTCGATTCAGGTGTTCGGGTACGGACGCTCGGTTTTCGCGCTCGGTTCGTTGGCAGGGCTCGTCGTGGGGCAGGGTTACCCGCTTGCCGAGATGGATGGCTCTGAGTCGTTCATCGTCGGCTTGGTGTTGGCGTTTTTGCTGGTGGCAGCATCCATGCTGATTTTCAGGGAAAGCGATGTGCGCAAGATCACCAGCGCGGGATGGCTGGCGGTCGAAGCGGTGGCCCCGAAATCGTCGGTATCGGACGGGCTCGATGTCGTTCGCGATGCCGTCGTCGCAGACGACTCTCGCGACATGTTTTCCGAGGAGGTGATCGCCGAGATGGGGTCCGGGGTCGATGCCGATGGGTTCGCGGCCGATCACAACCTCACTGCACGCGAGCGCGAAGTGTTCGAGCTTATGCTGCGCGGCCGCGATGCGAAGTCCATCGGCGAGGCGCTGGTCATCTCCGACAACACTGCGAAGGCGCATATCCGCAGCATCTACGCCAAGACGGGCGTGCACACGCGTCAGGAGTTCATCGACGCCACCGAGCATGTGATGCGCTGA